The following proteins are co-located in the Desulfonauticus submarinus genome:
- a CDS encoding ABC transporter substrate-binding protein encodes MKRVVSLLLCYLVIVFSSVSFAETIKIGFDLPLSGENQQTGKSAKDAAELIKNRINAQGGLVLGGKRYMLEFIYEDNKFDPEVAKKVALKLIDKDKVWAIVGPMASRQAVPTGGVCNQKKTLMISPWSTNPKTTINRPWVFRAAFLDPFQSEVALYFSNKILPESKSKKTVGIIYVSDDDYSKDLAALFKLDWEDVYGEGSVIVFDSFVTGEDKFLNLARRLVSANPDMIFLPCHYYQVAKLVKDLKKLGWNKPIFGSDSWGSADLFPLCGSACVGYYFSTHYAALGAKGKNKQFVDLFKRTYGYLPDDPAALTWDSLNLLLTALKNAEDLLGNDLEKNKSILRFALSKIRNFEGVTGKMHFTYQGDPVKCAVVVQINNKGQFVFKDSICPK; translated from the coding sequence ATGAAAAGAGTAGTATCACTTTTATTGTGTTATTTGGTTATAGTTTTTTCTAGTGTGAGTTTTGCAGAAACAATAAAGATAGGTTTTGACCTTCCGCTTAGTGGTGAAAACCAGCAAACTGGTAAATCAGCTAAAGATGCTGCTGAATTAATAAAGAATAGAATAAATGCTCAGGGAGGATTGGTTTTAGGCGGGAAGCGATATATGTTAGAATTTATTTACGAAGATAATAAATTTGATCCTGAAGTTGCTAAAAAAGTTGCGTTAAAATTAATAGATAAAGATAAAGTATGGGCAATTGTTGGGCCGATGGCTAGTAGACAAGCAGTACCCACAGGGGGAGTATGTAATCAAAAAAAGACATTAATGATTTCTCCTTGGTCTACAAATCCTAAAACTACGATTAATAGGCCGTGGGTTTTTAGAGCAGCTTTTTTAGATCCTTTTCAGAGTGAAGTTGCCCTTTATTTTTCTAACAAAATATTGCCTGAGTCTAAATCTAAAAAAACGGTTGGTATTATTTATGTAAGTGATGATGATTATTCCAAAGATCTAGCGGCTTTATTTAAATTGGACTGGGAAGATGTATACGGAGAGGGGAGTGTGATAGTTTTTGACAGTTTTGTGACAGGAGAAGATAAATTTTTAAATTTAGCGAGAAGATTGGTTTCTGCAAATCCAGATATGATTTTCTTGCCTTGTCATTATTATCAAGTAGCTAAATTAGTAAAAGATTTAAAGAAGTTGGGTTGGAATAAACCTATTTTTGGTTCTGATTCTTGGGGGTCGGCAGATTTGTTCCCATTATGTGGATCTGCATGTGTGGGATATTATTTCTCAACCCATTATGCTGCACTAGGCGCTAAAGGTAAAAATAAGCAATTTGTAGATTTATTTAAGAGAACATACGGATATTTGCCAGATGATCCAGCAGCACTTACTTGGGATTCTTTAAATTTGCTTTTAACTGCATTAAAAAATGCAGAGGATTTGTTAGGAAATGATTTGGAAAAAAATAAGTCTATTTTGCGTTTTGCTTTATCCAAGATTAGAAATTTTGAAGGAGTGACAGGTAAGATGCATTTTACCTATCAAGGAGATCCTGTAAAATGTGCGGTAGTTGTTCAGATTAATAATAAGGGGCAGTTTGTATTTAAAGATTCTATTTGTCCTAAATAA
- a CDS encoding MerR family transcriptional regulator: MKKTRYYKIGEAAKRLGLEPYILRFWEKEFDLLKPVRSSSGQRLYTQEHLRLLERIKFLLYEEKLTIQGAKLRLKEEARWLEVFMEVKKELQEMLFILKD, encoded by the coding sequence ATGAAGAAAACTAGATATTATAAAATAGGTGAAGCAGCCAAACGTTTGGGGTTAGAGCCTTATATTTTGCGTTTTTGGGAAAAAGAGTTTGACCTTTTAAAACCTGTTCGTAGTAGTTCCGGCCAACGTCTTTACACTCAAGAGCATCTCAGGCTTTTAGAACGTATAAAATTCCTTCTTTATGAAGAAAAGCTAACTATTCAAGGAGCTAAACTACGTCTGAAAGAAGAAGCTCGTTGGCTAGAAGTGTTTATGGAAGTAAAAAAAGAGCTGCAAGAGATGCTTTTTATTTTGAAAGATTAA
- the pheT gene encoding phenylalanine--tRNA ligase subunit beta — MLLSLNWLKSFVPFDGDIEELAHRLTMVGLEVEEINSPFEYLKSVVVGKVVECAPHPNSDHLSLCKVDIGSEVLPIVCGAPNVGESQLVPVALIGTKMPSGFKIKKAKLRGELSCGMICSQKELELGEDSSGIWVLSEEFSNLTVGENLISALGLDEYVFDIGITPNRADCLSVLGIAREVAALYSLPLSLPSANVQEIDTPLDYDIEIQSPEHCFLYQARLITDCKIKPSPAWMRFRLIASGINPINNVVDITNYVLMELGQPLHAFDRRLLSGNKIRVALAKDKEKFVTLDGKERELLATDLLILDSEKPVALAGIMGGENSEIKQDSSEVLLECAVFNPVTIRKTARRLSLTSESSYRFERGIDQLLSPFALERAAYLIQTLASGKVLKGIAKKEPKPFVKAVIKFRPNKPSDILGVEIEKDFSFKTLQKLGCKIRKEESSWEVEAPSFRHDLQREIDLVEEVGRIYGLDKIEARLPKVSRTLKDEQDPKVLFLRKIKHWAKGIGLQESINYSFVGEKDLDLLGLEDKEKRVYVLNPLSEEQNVLRTTLLAGLLYAVKTNFTQNNKRIKLFEIAKTFTKDDNVETLCQENNRFGFVLSGSRYPENWPFPKGEFFNYSDIKGLIEGFALSFGLPEMEFITRREHPFLKPAVEIIVGDDILGFMGLIKEDIAKQYDVKDGNLWYADLDLDKIFGYYLKWTLRFKELPKFPASKRDITVVCPLDLQIGSILEVIKGVQCKILEDVSVKDIYFPKDKAVKNVTLTLTYRAKDKTLKVKEVDKVNSNIANTIVKKLNVSFP; from the coding sequence ATGTTACTCAGTCTAAATTGGCTCAAGAGTTTTGTTCCTTTTGATGGGGATATAGAAGAACTTGCTCATCGATTGACCATGGTTGGTCTAGAAGTAGAAGAAATAAATTCTCCTTTTGAATACCTTAAAAGTGTAGTAGTTGGAAAAGTTGTAGAATGTGCGCCCCATCCTAATAGTGATCATCTTTCTTTATGCAAAGTAGATATAGGCTCAGAAGTTTTACCCATTGTTTGTGGAGCCCCTAATGTAGGAGAATCTCAATTAGTGCCAGTGGCCTTGATTGGCACTAAAATGCCTTCAGGATTTAAAATTAAGAAAGCAAAACTTAGAGGCGAACTTTCTTGTGGAATGATTTGTTCCCAAAAGGAGCTTGAACTTGGGGAAGATAGCTCAGGTATTTGGGTTTTAAGTGAGGAGTTTTCTAATTTAACAGTAGGAGAAAATTTAATCTCAGCCCTTGGTTTAGATGAGTATGTTTTTGATATAGGGATTACCCCAAATAGAGCAGACTGTTTGAGTGTCCTTGGTATTGCACGAGAAGTTGCTGCACTTTATTCATTGCCCTTATCTTTACCTTCTGCAAATGTTCAAGAAATTGATACTCCTTTAGATTATGACATAGAAATTCAGTCTCCAGAACACTGCTTCCTCTATCAAGCCAGATTAATTACAGATTGTAAAATAAAGCCAAGTCCTGCGTGGATGCGTTTTAGACTTATTGCTTCGGGTATAAATCCTATTAATAATGTTGTGGATATTACTAATTATGTTTTAATGGAATTAGGTCAACCTTTACATGCTTTTGATAGAAGGCTTTTGTCAGGAAATAAAATTAGAGTAGCTTTAGCCAAAGATAAAGAAAAGTTTGTTACTTTAGATGGTAAAGAACGAGAACTTTTGGCTACAGATTTATTAATTTTGGATAGTGAAAAACCAGTAGCTTTAGCTGGTATAATGGGAGGAGAGAATTCTGAGATAAAACAAGATAGTTCTGAAGTCCTCTTAGAGTGTGCAGTATTTAATCCAGTTACTATCAGAAAAACAGCTAGGAGGCTATCTTTAACAAGTGAGTCTTCCTATCGTTTTGAAAGAGGTATTGATCAACTTTTATCTCCTTTTGCTTTAGAAAGAGCAGCTTATTTAATTCAGACACTAGCAAGTGGAAAAGTATTGAAAGGGATTGCTAAAAAAGAACCCAAGCCTTTTGTTAAGGCTGTTATTAAATTTAGACCAAATAAGCCTTCAGATATTTTAGGCGTAGAGATAGAAAAAGATTTTAGTTTTAAAACCTTACAGAAATTAGGTTGTAAAATAAGAAAAGAAGAATCTTCTTGGGAAGTAGAAGCTCCATCTTTTAGACATGATTTGCAGCGAGAAATAGATTTGGTTGAAGAGGTGGGAAGGATTTATGGTTTAGATAAAATTGAGGCTCGGTTACCTAAAGTTAGTCGAACTTTAAAAGATGAACAAGATCCAAAGGTCTTGTTTTTGCGAAAAATAAAACATTGGGCAAAAGGGATTGGTTTACAAGAATCTATAAACTATAGCTTTGTAGGAGAAAAGGATTTAGATTTATTAGGACTAGAAGATAAAGAAAAACGAGTTTATGTCTTAAATCCTTTAAGCGAGGAACAAAATGTTTTGCGTACAACTCTTTTGGCAGGGCTTTTATATGCTGTAAAAACAAATTTTACTCAAAATAATAAGAGAATAAAATTATTTGAAATAGCAAAGACATTTACAAAAGATGATAATGTGGAGACTTTATGTCAGGAAAATAATAGGTTTGGATTTGTTTTATCTGGAAGTCGTTACCCTGAGAATTGGCCTTTTCCTAAAGGGGAATTTTTTAATTATAGTGACATTAAAGGATTAATAGAGGGGTTTGCTTTAAGTTTTGGCCTGCCAGAAATGGAGTTTATTACTAGAAGGGAGCATCCTTTTCTTAAACCTGCGGTGGAGATAATAGTGGGTGATGATATTTTAGGGTTTATGGGGTTGATAAAAGAAGATATAGCAAAACAATATGATGTTAAAGATGGTAATTTATGGTATGCTGATTTAGATTTAGATAAAATATTTGGATATTATCTTAAATGGACATTAAGATTTAAAGAACTGCCCAAGTTCCCAGCATCAAAACGAGATATTACTGTGGTTTGCCCTCTTGATTTACAGATAGGATCTATTCTGGAAGTTATAAAGGGAGTTCAATGCAAAATATTAGAAGATGTGAGTGTTAAAGATATTTATTTCCCTAAAGATAAAGCAGTAAAAAATGTGACCCTTACTCTTACTTATAGAGCAAAAGATAAAACTTTGAAGGTGAAAGAAGTAGATAAGGTAAATTCTAATATCGCAAACACTATTGTTAAAAAATTAAATGTTAGCTTTCCTTAA
- the pheS gene encoding phenylalanine--tRNA ligase subunit alpha, producing MEVKVFLEKLDGLVQELKESLGKANCLSELEEIRVKFFSRKKGYLSEVMKGLKELAPSDLPIAGRKANEVKQELLSLVEEKKHFLEKQEKEAALRNFDPTIPGRKPDIGTLHPITVVIEEISDIFTSLGFEVVQGPEVETDFYNFEALNIPPEHPARDMQDSLYITEKTLLRTHTSPLQIRTMLSRKPPIAAIAPGKVYRRDSDLTHSPMFHQIEGFLVDKHVTMADLRGILTLFLHRVFGPETRVRFRPSFFPFTEPSAEVDISCVMCKGSGKVNGETCRVCKETGWVEILGCGMIDPAVFKMVGYDSEKFSGFAFGLGVERVAMLKYGIGDLRIFFENDIRFLQQFK from the coding sequence ATGGAAGTAAAAGTTTTTTTGGAAAAGCTAGATGGCCTTGTTCAGGAGCTTAAAGAGAGCCTGGGCAAGGCCAATTGTCTTTCTGAATTAGAGGAAATTAGAGTCAAATTTTTTAGCCGTAAAAAAGGATATTTATCAGAAGTAATGAAAGGGCTAAAAGAATTAGCCCCTAGTGATTTACCAATTGCTGGTCGAAAGGCAAATGAGGTTAAACAGGAACTACTTAGCTTAGTTGAAGAAAAAAAACATTTTCTGGAAAAGCAGGAAAAAGAAGCTGCTTTAAGGAATTTTGATCCAACTATTCCTGGTAGAAAGCCAGATATAGGCACTCTTCATCCAATTACTGTAGTAATAGAAGAAATTTCTGATATTTTTACTTCCTTGGGGTTTGAAGTTGTTCAAGGACCTGAGGTAGAAACCGATTTTTATAATTTTGAAGCCTTAAATATCCCACCTGAGCATCCTGCTAGAGATATGCAGGATAGTCTTTATATTACAGAAAAAACTTTACTGAGGACTCATACTTCTCCCCTTCAGATAAGAACCATGCTTTCTAGAAAACCTCCTATAGCAGCTATTGCGCCAGGAAAAGTTTATCGCCGGGATTCTGATCTTACTCATAGTCCTATGTTTCACCAAATAGAAGGTTTTTTAGTGGATAAGCATGTGACTATGGCAGATCTAAGAGGTATTTTAACTTTATTTTTGCATAGAGTGTTTGGCCCTGAGACAAGAGTGCGGTTTAGACCAAGTTTTTTCCCTTTTACAGAACCTAGTGCTGAAGTGGATATTAGTTGTGTTATGTGTAAAGGTTCTGGAAAAGTAAATGGAGAGACCTGCCGAGTATGTAAAGAAACTGGTTGGGTAGAAATTTTGGGTTGTGGTATGATTGATCCTGCTGTGTTTAAAATGGTTGGGTATGATAGCGAGAAGTTTTCTGGTTTTGCCTTTGGCTTAGGAGTAGAAAGGGTTGCTATGCTGAAGTATGGGATTGGAGATCTTAGAATATTTTTTGAAAACGATATACGTTTTTTGCAGCAGTTTAAATAA
- the rplT gene encoding 50S ribosomal protein L20 — protein MRVKSGKTRHKRHKKYLKMAKGYTGSRGKLYRIAREQVERSLCYAYRDRKQRKREFRKLWIMRINAAAREYGLSYSRFIDGLNKAGVAINRKCLADMAVREKAAFARLVELAKSNN, from the coding sequence ATGCGTGTAAAATCTGGAAAAACTCGCCATAAAAGGCATAAAAAATATTTGAAAATGGCCAAAGGGTATACTGGCTCTCGAGGCAAACTTTATCGTATTGCTAGAGAGCAGGTTGAGCGTTCGCTTTGTTATGCTTATAGGGACAGAAAACAGCGTAAGAGAGAATTCCGAAAATTGTGGATTATGAGAATTAATGCTGCTGCTAGAGAGTATGGTTTATCTTATAGTCGTTTTATTGATGGTTTAAATAAAGCTGGAGTAGCAATTAATAGGAAGTGTTTAGCTGATATGGCAGTTAGGGAAAAGGCTGCATTTGCTCGTTTAGTAGAACTCGCAAAATCTAATAATTAG
- the rpmI gene encoding 50S ribosomal protein L35 has product MPKMKTNRAAAKRFSKTGGGKFKRRRQNLRHILTKKNAKRKRRLGQATLVDSANIKQVKKLLPYA; this is encoded by the coding sequence ATGCCTAAAATGAAGACAAACAGGGCAGCAGCAAAGAGATTTTCTAAAACAGGTGGTGGAAAATTTAAAAGAAGAAGGCAGAACTTGAGGCATATTTTGACAAAAAAAAATGCTAAGCGAAAAAGAAGATTGGGGCAAGCTACGTTAGTTGATTCTGCCAATATAAAGCAGGTTAAAAAGTTATTGCCATATGCTTAA
- the infC gene encoding translation initiation factor IF-3 yields MGTSTSARKNEQIRAKEVRLIKEDGKQAGIVSLKEALTYARDVGLDLVEVAPNAKPPVCKVMDYGKYLYEQQKKQQEAKKKQVRIQVKEIKVRPKTDENDLQTKIRHIKRFLSGGDRCKVTVFFRGRELAHKEKGLEILERIAKDLEELAKIEQAPKFEGRTMFMLLSPLAKKK; encoded by the coding sequence ATAGGTACCTCTACTAGTGCCCGAAAGAATGAACAGATTCGGGCTAAGGAAGTGCGGTTAATTAAGGAGGATGGAAAACAGGCAGGAATTGTGTCTTTAAAAGAGGCACTTACCTATGCCAGAGATGTTGGACTTGATTTGGTAGAAGTTGCTCCTAATGCTAAACCACCTGTCTGCAAGGTGATGGATTATGGAAAGTATTTGTATGAGCAACAAAAGAAACAGCAAGAAGCTAAAAAGAAACAAGTTCGAATACAAGTTAAAGAGATAAAAGTCCGTCCCAAGACAGATGAAAATGATTTGCAGACAAAAATTAGGCATATAAAGCGCTTTTTGTCTGGCGGAGATAGATGCAAAGTGACAGTGTTTTTTAGAGGACGAGAATTGGCCCATAAAGAGAAAGGATTAGAAATTTTAGAAAGAATAGCAAAAGATTTGGAGGAGTTAGCAAAAATAGAGCAAGCTCCTAAATTTGAGGGGAGGACAATGTTTATGTTACTCTCTCCTCTTGCTAAAAAGAAATAA
- the thrS gene encoding threonine--tRNA ligase, producing the protein MAKINLKDLGKEVDLKESCLFKELLEFFSGKKAKKIIAFRCESGIYDLSRKIPEDCKEVEAIFLDTSEGLEILRHSAAHIMAEAVKKIFPTAKVTIGPAIEDGFYYDFDYERPFTPDDLEKIEKEMAKSIAANHPFIREEVSAEEAKKLFLKLNETYKLEIIDDLGEERVSLYKHGDFVDLCRGPHLPSTGYVKAFKLTSVAGAYWRGDETKPMLQRIYGTAFASEKDLKKYLSRLEEAKKRDHRKLGQQLDLFSFSEEAGPGMPIFHPKGALVRTILEDFEVREHLKRGYEIVRGPRLLRQELWKRSGHYDNYRENMYFTEIDGQVYGLKPMNCLSHMLIYKSKLRSYRDLPIRYFELGTVNRHEKSGVLHGLLRVRQFTQDDAHIICRPDQLQEEIVGVLKFVHDVMSIFGFEYELEISTRPEKSIGSDEDWDRATSALTNALEFLGLEYDICPGEGAFYGPKIDVKLKDALGRKWQCSTIQCDFTLPERFDLFYVGEDGEKHRPVMLHRVILGAIERFMGVLIEHYAGAFPTWLAPVQAKILTVTEAHNEYARKCYDILRNSGLRIEMDLRNEKLGYKVREAQLEKVPYVLVVGEKEIEAKGVNVRLRGGKNIGFKTLEEVIELIYHDMDEPFKQGGMSYRYLY; encoded by the coding sequence ATGGCCAAAATAAATTTGAAGGATTTAGGGAAAGAAGTAGATTTAAAAGAAAGTTGCCTTTTTAAAGAGCTTTTGGAATTTTTTTCAGGAAAGAAGGCTAAAAAAATTATTGCCTTTAGATGCGAGAGTGGAATTTATGATTTATCCCGTAAGATTCCAGAAGACTGTAAAGAAGTTGAGGCCATTTTTTTAGATACAAGTGAAGGACTTGAAATTTTAAGACATAGCGCAGCCCATATTATGGCAGAGGCTGTGAAGAAAATTTTTCCTACAGCAAAAGTTACTATTGGCCCTGCTATTGAAGATGGTTTTTATTATGATTTTGATTATGAACGTCCTTTTACTCCTGATGATTTGGAAAAGATAGAGAAAGAAATGGCCAAAAGTATTGCGGCTAATCATCCATTTATTCGAGAGGAAGTTTCAGCAGAAGAAGCTAAAAAATTATTTTTAAAGTTAAATGAAACTTATAAGTTGGAAATTATAGATGATTTAGGAGAAGAGAGGGTTTCTCTTTATAAACATGGAGATTTTGTTGATCTTTGTAGAGGCCCACATCTTCCAAGTACAGGGTATGTAAAGGCATTTAAATTGACTTCTGTGGCAGGGGCGTATTGGCGAGGAGATGAAACCAAGCCTATGCTACAGCGTATTTATGGGACAGCTTTTGCTTCAGAAAAAGATTTAAAAAAGTATTTATCTAGATTAGAAGAGGCCAAAAAAAGAGATCATCGTAAGTTAGGCCAGCAACTGGATTTATTTAGTTTTTCTGAAGAGGCAGGGCCTGGAATGCCTATTTTTCACCCTAAGGGCGCATTGGTAAGAACTATTTTAGAAGATTTTGAAGTTAGGGAACATCTGAAAAGAGGCTATGAGATTGTAAGAGGTCCTCGTTTATTGCGTCAAGAATTATGGAAGAGATCTGGACATTATGATAATTATAGAGAAAATATGTATTTTACAGAAATAGATGGGCAGGTATATGGTTTAAAGCCAATGAACTGTTTGTCGCATATGCTTATTTATAAATCGAAGTTGCGGAGCTATAGAGATTTGCCTATTCGTTATTTTGAGCTTGGAACAGTAAATAGACATGAAAAGTCCGGAGTATTACATGGACTTCTTAGGGTTCGTCAATTTACTCAAGATGATGCCCATATTATTTGTAGACCAGATCAGTTGCAAGAAGAGATTGTTGGCGTTTTAAAGTTTGTGCATGATGTGATGTCAATTTTTGGTTTTGAGTATGAGTTAGAAATAAGCACAAGGCCTGAGAAATCCATTGGTTCTGATGAGGATTGGGATAGAGCCACCTCAGCATTAACCAATGCGTTAGAGTTTTTAGGCTTAGAATATGATATTTGTCCAGGAGAAGGTGCTTTTTATGGACCTAAGATAGATGTTAAGTTAAAAGATGCTTTGGGAAGAAAATGGCAGTGTTCTACTATTCAATGCGATTTTACTTTGCCAGAAAGATTTGATTTATTTTATGTGGGGGAAGATGGAGAAAAGCATCGTCCAGTAATGTTGCATAGAGTGATTTTGGGCGCTATAGAGAGATTTATGGGTGTTTTAATAGAACACTATGCAGGAGCTTTCCCTACTTGGCTTGCACCTGTTCAAGCAAAGATTCTTACTGTTACAGAAGCTCATAATGAATACGCGAGAAAATGTTATGATATTTTAAGGAACTCAGGGTTGCGTATAGAAATGGATTTGCGAAATGAAAAATTAGGTTATAAAGTTAGAGAGGCTCAGTTGGAAAAAGTTCCTTATGTATTAGTAGTTGGAGAAAAAGAGATAGAGGCAAAAGGAGTAAATGTTCGCCTAAGAGGCGGTAAAAATATAGGGTTTAAGACTTTGGAAGAAGTGATAGAGTTAATTTATCACGATATGGATGAACCATTTAAACAGGGAGGAATGAGCTATAGGTACCTCTACTAG
- a CDS encoding DUF364 domain-containing protein: MLTQEDIINKLVQEGLTICGNLTIEEIIIGESLILVKNSQSTAGLSAAFLSQKDIKPATISLKGKKIRDILPWLFKTSTLKCSIALATFNSLFQNQNFQEKRVQELLIEIGTNKKLALIGHFPFVHKIKSHFKKCWILELNPRPGDFPASKAKEILPKVDIVAITGTTILNGTLAEILTFTSSKALKIMLGPSTPIGNSLFSLGFTYLGGAMIDNFQKAKSGIEKNMCFKNLKGTKSVLKTKPSHI, encoded by the coding sequence ATGTTAACCCAAGAGGACATTATAAATAAATTGGTACAAGAAGGTTTAACTATTTGTGGCAATTTAACAATAGAAGAGATTATAATAGGTGAAAGTCTTATTTTAGTGAAAAATAGCCAATCTACTGCTGGATTATCTGCTGCTTTTCTTTCTCAAAAAGATATTAAGCCTGCAACCATTTCTTTAAAAGGTAAGAAAATAAGAGATATATTGCCTTGGTTATTTAAAACTTCTACTTTAAAATGTAGTATTGCTCTAGCTACTTTTAATAGCCTTTTCCAAAATCAAAATTTTCAAGAAAAAAGAGTTCAAGAGCTATTAATTGAAATAGGAACAAACAAAAAGCTCGCCCTTATTGGACACTTTCCATTTGTACATAAAATTAAATCTCACTTTAAAAAATGTTGGATCCTGGAGTTAAATCCAAGACCAGGAGATTTTCCTGCCTCTAAAGCTAAAGAGATATTACCTAAGGTAGACATAGTGGCCATTACAGGAACAACCATTCTAAATGGGACATTGGCAGAAATTTTAACCTTTACCAGTTCAAAAGCTTTAAAAATAATGCTTGGACCCAGCACACCTATTGGTAATAGTCTATTTTCATTAGGATTCACTTATCTTGGAGGAGCAATGATTGATAATTTCCAAAAAGCAAAATCTGGCATCGAAAAAAATATGTGTTTTAAAAACTTAAAAGGAACTAAAAGTGTTTTAAAAACAAAACCATCTCACATTTAA
- a CDS encoding YeeE/YedE thiosulfate transporter family protein: protein MYRKKNYWSPYIAGALSGVLLVVSVWLVGKFFGASTSFVRIAGLIEKSFAPSHVASLAYFQAKTPKIEWQVMFVFGIFLGSLIASLSSKTFKISFVPTMWENKFGFNPLKRGIVAFLGGIIAMIGVRMAGGCPSGHGLSGVAQLSAGSILALCCFFIGGLISANLIYKRR, encoded by the coding sequence ATGTATCGCAAAAAAAATTATTGGTCTCCTTATATTGCAGGAGCTTTATCAGGAGTACTTTTAGTTGTTTCAGTTTGGCTAGTTGGTAAATTTTTTGGAGCATCTACTTCTTTTGTCCGAATCGCAGGACTAATAGAGAAATCTTTTGCTCCTAGTCATGTTGCCTCCCTGGCCTATTTTCAAGCCAAAACACCAAAAATTGAATGGCAAGTAATGTTTGTCTTTGGAATTTTTCTGGGTTCCTTAATAGCCAGCTTGAGCTCTAAAACTTTTAAAATATCTTTTGTACCTACTATGTGGGAAAATAAATTTGGATTTAACCCCTTAAAAAGAGGGATTGTAGCATTTTTAGGAGGGATTATTGCTATGATAGGCGTCCGGATGGCAGGAGGATGCCCTTCTGGACACGGCCTAAGTGGAGTTGCTCAACTCTCAGCAGGAAGTATATTGGCGTTATGTTGCTTTTTTATTGGTGGACTTATTTCTGCAAATTTAATCTATAAAAGGAGATAA
- a CDS encoding DUF6691 family protein → MNLVYGLITGLLFGVFLQRAQVVRYSKQIGALRLLDMTIVKFMLSNIFVAMVGLYALKDFGLIHFHLKTTALGAIIIGGTLFGIGWGILGYCPGTALGAIGEGRIDALWGILGMLVGAGIYAEIYPWIKTYIIPLGNYGKITLPQLLGINHWIVIIIFGICCLGLFYWFEKNDL, encoded by the coding sequence ATGAATTTAGTATATGGTTTAATTACAGGATTATTATTTGGAGTATTTTTACAACGTGCTCAGGTAGTAAGATATTCTAAACAAATAGGAGCATTAAGATTATTAGATATGACTATTGTAAAATTTATGCTTTCTAACATCTTTGTAGCCATGGTTGGCCTTTATGCCTTAAAAGATTTTGGGTTAATCCACTTTCACTTAAAAACTACTGCTCTTGGGGCTATTATTATAGGTGGGACTCTATTTGGAATAGGTTGGGGTATTTTAGGTTATTGTCCTGGAACAGCTTTGGGAGCTATTGGAGAGGGCAGAATAGATGCTTTATGGGGCATTTTAGGGATGTTAGTAGGGGCAGGGATATATGCTGAAATTTATCCCTGGATCAAAACATATATAATACCTCTTGGGAATTATGGTAAAATCACTCTTCCACAACTACTTGGAATAAATCACTGGATTGTAATTATTATTTTCGGGATATGTTGTTTAGGATTATTTTACTGGTTTGAAAAAAATGACCTCTAA